In bacterium, a single window of DNA contains:
- a CDS encoding DUF3795 domain-containing protein, which produces MARMIACCGLDCVECPVFQATLKDDNEERRRLAKIWTTSEYVLAPRDVDCDGCTSTDGKRMSFCEGCGIRKCNMEKGFDNCASCGDYRCEMLIQSHSRAPQAFETLEEIRRNMQ; this is translated from the coding sequence ATGGCAAGAATGATAGCCTGCTGCGGTCTTGACTGCGTGGAGTGTCCGGTGTTTCAGGCGACCTTGAAGGATGATAACGAGGAGCGCAGGAGGCTGGCAAAGATATGGACGACGTCCGAGTACGTCCTCGCTCCCCGGGATGTAGACTGCGACGGCTGCACATCCACTGACGGGAAGCGGATGAGTTTCTGCGAGGGGTGCGGGATACGCAAGTGCAATATGGAAAAGGGCTTTGATAACTGCGCGTCGTGCGGGGACTACCGCTGCGAGATGCTCATCCAATCTCACTCGCGCGCGCCGCAAGCCTTCGAGACACTGGAAGAAATCCGTAGAAACATGCAATAA
- a CDS encoding DUF3795 domain-containing protein, which produces MERLIACCGMDCSACEACIATIKDDDELRVKVAEKWSRMFESSFKPEDINCMGCTSPQGPHVAYSNECPIRKCAVGRGIPNCGHCEEFVCPKLNVHLEFAAPGARDTLEKIKNNL; this is translated from the coding sequence ATGGAAAGATTAATCGCCTGCTGCGGAATGGACTGTTCCGCATGCGAGGCCTGCATCGCCACTATCAAAGATGACGACGAGCTGCGCGTGAAGGTCGCGGAAAAGTGGTCCAGGATGTTCGAGTCGTCCTTCAAGCCCGAAGATATCAACTGCATGGGGTGCACCAGTCCCCAAGGCCCTCATGTCGCCTACTCGAACGAGTGTCCGATCCGCAAGTGCGCGGTTGGGAGGGGGATTCCGAACTGCGGCCACTGCGAAGAGTTTGTCTGCCCTAAGCTCAACGTTCACCTCGAGTTCGCAGCGCCGGGTGCACGGGATACGCTCGAAAAGATAAAGAACAATCTGTAA